The DNA window aaatattctaatCTTTTTCGTCTTAAACCAATcacttaataataataaaaaactaGAATCATAACATCGCAGTACTAGCAATCATTTTCAACAGCATTTAGGACAACCACATTATACAATGTCAGATAGATTGCCTCAAGTCAAAATTAGAGAAGTCACCAGAGAAAATGTCGATTTCATCTTATCCAATGTAGACTTAGCAATGGCGAACAGTCTCCGTCGTGTGATGATCGCCGAGATTCCAACATTATCGATAGATAGTGTCGAAATTGAAGTCAACACCAGTGTGTTGGCTGACGAGTTTTTATCTCATAGATTAGGTTTAATTCCATTACAAAGTGCCGACGTGGACGATTTGGTTTACAATCGAGACTGCTATTGTGAAGACTATTGTGACAGATGTAGCGTTGTATTGACACTGCATGCTATTGGAGAAAGCGAAAGCACCACTAACGTGTATGCAAGAGATTTAGTGATTACGAGCAATTTAATGGGTAGAAACATTGGGGCTCCGATAATTGTTGATAAAGATGGCAACGGTTCATTGCTTTGTAAATTAAGGAAAGGCCAAGAGTTGAAAGTGAAATGTGTAGCCAAAAAGGGTATAGCCAAAGAGCATGCCAAATGGGGTGCTACTTCGGCTATTGAGTTTGAATATGATCCTTGGAATAAGTTAAAGCATACGGATTATTGGTACGAACAGGATGCTAGACAAGAATGGCCCTTGAGTAAAAATTGCGAGTACGAAGATGCACcaaatgatgatgaattgTTTGACTATAAGGCTAAGcctaataatttttatatgaaCGTAGAAACCGTCGGATCCTTAACCCCGGATCAAGTGGTGCTTAGAGGTATTAAGACATTACAAGATAAAGTGGctgatatattattttcattgaaaaaaatggaacaAGACAAAGTGGCAAGTTCTAATAATGCATTAAATCAACAGCACGCCAATAGTGGCGCCAACCAATTAAATGACACAGACAATGGGTATGCTGATAATGTTGATACTAATATGGATGATGATGCGTGGTAGGAtgaaaataactttttctctttGTGTATGTGTATTAACtgaatattaaaaaaaaaaaaaaaaaaaaaaaaaaaaaaaaaaaaaaaaaagaaaaaaaaaaaacggaGAATAGAAAtgacaaagaaaaaaagttgtttaATAAGAATGTTAAATGTGTTCAAGATAAATAATTAGCTTATAAAATTATGTctaataaaatgttttattaaatatatataccatTCTCCAATTTTTGCACAGCTTTGAcacaatataataaagttaCCGGTTAATCCTGTTCTCTATTCCATTTACAACAATCTTCAAATTTAACTAATTCACCACCAAAAATGTCCAAACTGCTACCAAAAGTTAAATCTATTTTACCCTTGCTTAGTTGTTTGACAATGGCCAGATCATTAATGCTTTTGGCTCCACCAGCATAAACTATTTTTACATCAGTTAAATCTTGGACCCATTCACCTAATTTTGCAATTAGTTCCAAATCAACGCCTTTGCACAATCCTTCAACATCCGCAGCATGgattaaaaattcattagTGTATTTACTTAATTCTTGGAATAACTGtttgtttaatttcaaaGTAGTTAAAGTTTGCCATTTGTTAAAGCATACAATCCATTCTGTTTGATCATCTTGTTTTGagtcttttctttttttgcaaCTTAAATCAATTACAATCTTATCCCTAGACTTACCACACTTGtggaaaatttttaataatttctcCATTGAAAAATCGCCAGTGTtgaaatcaaataaataactcGTGATAATAATCTTACGCGCTTTGTA is part of the Saccharomycodes ludwigii strain NBRC 1722 chromosome III, whole genome shotgun sequence genome and encodes:
- the RPB3 gene encoding DNA-directed RNA polymerase II core subunit RPB3 (similar to Saccharomyces cerevisiae YIL021W | RPB3 | RNA Polymerase B), translated to MSDRLPQVKIREVTRENVDFILSNVDLAMANSLRRVMIAEIPTLSIDSVEIEVNTSVLADEFLSHRLGLIPLQSADVDDLVYNRDCYCEDYCDRCSVVLTLHAIGESESTTNVYARDLVITSNLMGRNIGAPIIVDKDGNGSLLCKLRKGQELKVKCVAKKGIAKEHAKWGATSAIEFEYDPWNKLKHTDYWYEQDARQEWPLSKNCEYEDAPNDDELFDYKAKPNNFYMNVETVGSLTPDQVVLRGIKTLQDKVADILFSLKKMEQDKVASSNNALNQQHANSGANQLNDTDNGYADNVDTNMDDDAW
- the HIS6 gene encoding 1-(5-phosphoribosyl)-5- ((5-phosphoribosylamino)methylideneamino)imidazole-4-carboxamide isomerase HIS6 (similar to Saccharomyces cerevisiae YIL020C | HIS6 | HIStidine requiring), with the translated sequence MTKFVGCIDIHNGQVKQIVGSTLIDKTKPDVPTTTTQKATANALETNFVSTKPSSYYAQLYKKNNIESTHIILLDSSNTQTIKTAQLALETVPFFFQVGGGINIDNCLTWLNEYKARKIIITSYLFDFNTGDFSMEKLLKIFHKCGKSRDKIVIDLSCKKRKDSKQDDQTEWIVCFNKWQTLTTLKLNKQLFQELSKYTNEFLIHAADVEGLCKGVDLELIAKLGEWVQDLTDVKIVYAGGAKSINDLAIVKQLSKGKIDLTFGSSLDIFGGELVKFEDCCKWNREQD